The proteins below are encoded in one region of Planctopirus limnophila DSM 3776:
- a CDS encoding Crp/Fnr family transcriptional regulator, with translation MIYLSQPRETVWIVREGFVKLTLTRDTGDRWMQAIVGRGGLFGAPLFHQDRSPSSATGELAQQATAHGRIKLIELDRSFVEQGIRIESHRSAAIIESFTSQIRILERRLLWQNTSPLRARIATILCDLVTKECHQPSQDCAVSVPLTHQELADLSRATRPVVSKILAEWKQQQIISYTRQDIRVSDYRRLFEIAGEITPR, from the coding sequence GTGATCTATTTGTCTCAGCCCAGAGAAACGGTATGGATAGTTCGAGAAGGCTTCGTAAAGCTGACGTTAACCCGCGACACTGGTGATCGCTGGATGCAGGCAATCGTCGGACGTGGTGGCCTGTTTGGTGCACCACTTTTCCATCAGGATCGATCTCCCTCTTCAGCCACGGGAGAATTGGCACAGCAGGCGACTGCACACGGCCGTATAAAACTCATTGAGCTTGATCGATCATTTGTTGAGCAAGGGATCCGCATCGAGTCACATCGTTCGGCTGCCATTATTGAATCATTCACAAGTCAAATCAGAATTCTGGAGCGTCGTCTGCTTTGGCAGAACACTTCACCACTGAGAGCGCGTATTGCGACAATTCTGTGTGATCTGGTCACCAAAGAATGTCATCAACCCAGTCAAGATTGTGCTGTCAGTGTCCCGTTAACACATCAGGAGCTTGCCGATCTTTCCCGTGCCACACGCCCCGTTGTCAGTAAGATCCTGGCTGAGTGGAAGCAGCAGCAAATCATCTCTTACACGCGACAAGACATTCGTGTGTCCGATTACCGTCGCCTTTTCGAAATTGCCGGCGAGATAACTCCCAGGTAA
- a CDS encoding YkgJ family cysteine cluster protein: protein MARKTRMTREKLPPGEHLCSYCTAKCCRYFALPIDTPTSWDDFDNMRWYIMHGRTSIFIDGGTWYLLVYGDCKNLLPDNRCGVYDTRPAICRSYSTDNCEYEVGGCYDKFFEAPEQLWEYAEAILPPRKVKREKATALPVLN, encoded by the coding sequence ATGGCTCGTAAGACACGCATGACGCGCGAGAAGCTGCCGCCGGGTGAGCACCTTTGCAGTTACTGCACTGCCAAGTGCTGCCGTTACTTTGCCCTGCCGATTGATACTCCCACCAGCTGGGATGATTTCGACAACATGCGCTGGTACATCATGCATGGTCGCACATCGATCTTTATCGATGGAGGCACCTGGTATCTGCTCGTTTATGGTGACTGCAAAAACCTGCTCCCCGACAATCGCTGCGGTGTCTACGACACCCGGCCAGCCATCTGCCGGAGTTACTCCACAGACAACTGCGAATACGAAGTCGGCGGCTGTTACGACAAATTCTTCGAAGCTCCGGAACAACTCTGGGAATACGCCGAAGCCATCCTGCCACCACGAAAAGTCAAACGCGAAAAAGCCACTGCTCTTCCTGTACTCAATTAA
- a CDS encoding sugar phosphate isomerase/epimerase family protein: MSRPVTLFTGQWADLKLEDLCKKARDFGFDGLELACWGDHFEVDKALSDDGYCQRKRDLLEKYDLHVFAISNHLVGQAVLDKIDARHKSILPAYVWGDGQPEGVNHRAAEEMKNTARAARKLGVSVVNGFTGSSIWHLTYDFPPTPKSMIDDGFQLLADRWNPILDVFQECGVKFALEVHPTEIAFDIYTAERSLQVLDRREEFGFNFDPSHLIWQGVDPVEFIRAFPDRIYHAHMKDAKVTLNGKSGILSSHLSFGDSRRGWDFRSVGRGGVQFEDIIRALNHIKYEGPLSIEWEDSGMDREHGAREACQYVKNVDFKPSGRAFDAAFSD; this comes from the coding sequence ATGTCTCGTCCTGTCACGCTCTTTACCGGCCAGTGGGCCGACCTCAAGCTGGAAGATCTTTGCAAGAAAGCTCGGGACTTTGGTTTTGATGGTCTCGAACTCGCCTGCTGGGGTGACCACTTTGAAGTGGATAAGGCCCTTTCCGATGACGGCTATTGCCAGCGGAAGCGTGACTTGCTCGAAAAGTACGACCTGCATGTGTTCGCGATCTCGAACCATCTCGTGGGCCAGGCTGTCCTCGACAAGATTGACGCTCGGCACAAATCGATTCTTCCCGCCTACGTCTGGGGCGATGGACAGCCGGAAGGTGTCAATCACCGTGCGGCGGAAGAAATGAAAAACACGGCTCGCGCTGCCCGCAAGCTGGGTGTCAGTGTGGTGAATGGCTTTACCGGTTCCAGCATCTGGCACCTGACTTACGATTTTCCTCCCACACCCAAATCGATGATCGATGATGGATTCCAGCTTCTGGCCGACCGCTGGAACCCGATTCTCGATGTCTTCCAGGAATGCGGCGTCAAGTTCGCACTGGAAGTTCACCCCACAGAGATTGCTTTCGATATCTATACCGCTGAGCGATCTCTGCAGGTGCTCGACCGCAGGGAAGAATTCGGCTTCAATTTCGATCCCAGCCACCTGATCTGGCAAGGGGTGGACCCCGTCGAATTCATCCGCGCCTTCCCGGATCGTATCTATCATGCCCATATGAAGGATGCCAAAGTCACACTCAATGGCAAGAGTGGCATTCTTTCCAGCCACCTTTCGTTTGGTGATTCCCGGCGGGGCTGGGATTTCCGCAGTGTGGGCCGTGGTGGTGTGCAGTTTGAAGACATTATTCGCGCTCTGAATCACATCAAGTACGAAGGCCCGCTTTCGATTGAATGGGAAGACAGTGGCATGGATCGCGAACATGGTGCCCGCGAAGCGTGCCAGTACGTGAAGAATGTCGATTTCAAACCCAGCGGCCGGGCCTTCGATGCGGCCTTCAGCGACTGA
- a CDS encoding SMI1/KNR4 family protein, with product MQIVDLLSTSGATATQIGNLERVIGSALPSDYCRFLADFNGGRPSPSDFEGPTGDGSVVNWFFTLNQDEQTYFIPRRIEAYKDRIPPKLLPIASDPFGNLVLLDLGAKVFGAIFFWDHEKENTEGDPWWDNIAFIAPSFTDFVNGLH from the coding sequence ATGCAAATTGTGGACCTGCTCAGTACGAGTGGTGCGACAGCCACCCAAATTGGCAACTTGGAGCGAGTGATCGGATCGGCTCTCCCATCCGACTATTGTCGCTTTCTAGCAGACTTTAACGGGGGGCGACCATCACCTTCTGATTTTGAGGGGCCAACCGGTGATGGTTCTGTAGTGAATTGGTTTTTTACCCTAAATCAAGACGAACAAACCTATTTCATCCCTCGGAGGATAGAGGCTTACAAGGATCGAATTCCGCCTAAGTTACTTCCGATTGCTTCCGATCCGTTTGGTAATCTCGTTCTTCTCGACCTCGGAGCCAAGGTGTTCGGTGCGATCTTTTTCTGGGATCACGAGAAAGAGAACACTGAAGGCGACCCGTGGTGGGATAACATCGCCTTCATTGCTCCATCGTTCACCGATTTTGTGAATGGGTTGCATTGA
- a CDS encoding serine hydrolase domain-containing protein: protein MKKSLTLLIAILWSSAADLTWAQSVPTDNASPITPSATTTATATGTARAAETWEIAAPDFLPLSQKISASLNQAIERGEIPGAVVIAGTLDETLLHGAVGDRILSPEKIPLRPGDVFDLASLTKPLATSLAVMKLVDHGKLELDQPVAKYWPEFKQNGKEAITSIDLLVHRSGLIADNALADYAQGPEVAWQKMANLPLRQPAGTRFVYSDVGLMVMGRVVEKISGKSLAEFCAQELYQPLALKRTRYLPSAAWADQLVPTEGPIGTVHDPRAARLGGVAGHAGLFSDAQGIAVLSRAILVSLQNKDSSAANMPRIFTPVTARLMVTPVEVPAISSNTPTTVHRALGWDMRSTYSSNRPTKMSDSAFGHGGFTGTSLWIDPQRKLFVCILSSRLYPDGKGVINPLAREIGDLIVEQFDARTTRPTPETPQ, encoded by the coding sequence CTGGGCCCAGTCCGTACCAACAGACAATGCCTCTCCCATTACGCCCTCAGCAACAACCACGGCGACGGCTACAGGCACCGCCAGAGCGGCAGAAACCTGGGAGATTGCTGCACCCGATTTTCTCCCTCTCAGTCAGAAAATTTCAGCCAGCCTCAATCAAGCGATCGAACGGGGAGAGATCCCTGGCGCCGTCGTGATCGCGGGCACGCTCGATGAAACTCTGCTGCATGGCGCTGTCGGCGATCGAATCCTTTCGCCTGAGAAAATCCCCCTGCGCCCCGGCGATGTGTTTGATCTGGCGTCGTTAACCAAGCCACTGGCCACCAGCCTGGCCGTCATGAAGCTCGTCGATCATGGAAAGCTCGAACTCGATCAGCCCGTCGCAAAATACTGGCCCGAGTTCAAACAAAACGGCAAAGAAGCCATTACTTCCATCGATCTGCTGGTCCATCGTTCCGGGCTGATTGCCGATAACGCACTGGCCGATTATGCCCAGGGGCCAGAGGTCGCCTGGCAGAAAATGGCGAATTTGCCATTACGTCAGCCTGCAGGCACCCGGTTTGTCTATTCCGATGTCGGCTTGATGGTGATGGGCCGGGTGGTCGAAAAGATCAGTGGCAAGTCCCTCGCTGAGTTTTGCGCACAGGAACTCTATCAGCCTCTCGCTCTCAAGCGAACCAGATACCTTCCATCAGCCGCCTGGGCCGATCAACTGGTCCCAACGGAAGGGCCCATCGGCACCGTGCACGATCCCCGCGCTGCCCGGCTGGGTGGTGTTGCCGGTCATGCGGGCTTGTTCTCCGATGCTCAGGGCATCGCCGTACTATCGCGAGCCATTCTGGTTTCGCTTCAAAATAAAGACTCTTCAGCGGCCAACATGCCTCGAATCTTCACTCCAGTCACTGCCCGGCTGATGGTCACACCCGTTGAAGTTCCTGCGATCAGCTCCAACACGCCGACGACTGTTCACAGAGCTTTAGGTTGGGACATGCGCTCGACCTACTCCTCGAACAGACCGACGAAAATGTCCGACAGCGCCTTTGGTCATGGCGGGTTTACCGGCACATCGCTCTGGATTGACCCCCAGCGAAAACTGTTCGTCTGCATTCTTTCCAGCAGGCTCTATCCCGATGGCAAAGGAGTCATCAATCCCCTCGCCCGTGAAATCGGCGATCTGATTGTCGAACAGTTCGATGCGCGAACCACGAGGCCAACACCTGAAACTCCTCAGTAA